A region of the Arachis hypogaea cultivar Tifrunner chromosome 15, arahy.Tifrunner.gnm2.J5K5, whole genome shotgun sequence genome:
attttattttatatacaaaatCTTATACAATTCATTGATACAATAAAGTtatttatacaaatatttttaataatattcttaacAATCCTACTAATTATCTTAACAACTCTATTAACTactttactaattatttattaatattaacaattttattaatttatacctAATTCACTAATCATATTCTAATATACACTTTCAAACTCAAGTGAAAACTAAGAAGACCATTCTAAGTTTGGACACTAAATTTTAAACGAATAAAATGATAAGTCTTGATAAATATATCATCTATCTGAGTTATAGTTCCAACAACAATTAGACGAATAACACCAATGAGAAGTTGTTGTTGTACAAAATAACAGTAATTTTCAATATGTTTAGTTCACTTATGAAAAATATCATTATGGACAATTTGAATAGCGcttcaataaaaattaataaaaaaaaagattgaatAGCCCCAAAttaaatcttcaagaaacttacGAATTACAAGGACTTTAGCAGCAGTATCAGCCAAAATACGATATTCTGCTTTAGTATTTGTTTGAACTATAAAAAATTTGTGTCTTAACAGGTCAGGAGTTAAAAGAGTTACCAAAAAATAAAcagtaactaataataaaatgacaATCAATAAAATCACCAACCCAATCAACATCATAATATACTTAAAAGATTAAGAAGATTGTGCAAAAAATTAAATGCATTTAGATTCAATTGACCTTTTGTAAACCTTTTCTTAATCATATTCTAATACTATGatagaaatatatataaaaatagaatCAGAAATATGTTTATCAATTCATTGATACAAAAAGCTCTTCAAGTACTTTGCCAAGTTATTGATGAATTATTGTTGCCCAGATTCACGTGAACTCTTGCCTGTTACTTTGTTTGCCTACCCTCCGGTCCCATGTTTATCATTATTGGTCAAAAAGTTGAACTCTATTAaaatctcaaaaaatatattttttataatatttttaattgacaaatcaagaattaatttattataaatttaaattttatttaaaaatctaacacattaattaattatgagttattatacacatatataatggcaaatttaaattttatttaaaaatttattattgactAATTGCATATACAAAACATTTTTAGAACTTCAATacttaaactatttttttttaagtgCCAGAAGACCCATGCCCCATCTACTGTGTTATATGGAACCACAAGGAGAGCAATTATTATGTGTTAGTCTAAATTCCCTTAAAAATATTTAGGCAGTGTActcttttttattatcaaatttttacACGTTTAGTAATGATACTTTtttaatgaaataataaaaaacaatcaaagagataaaaaattaaaaaaaaaaaaaaaaaacagctgcCTACAACCTTCCCTTATTTCTCCTAAGTTAGCTCATCTTTAAGTTTAGTAAATGTAGCCATATGACAAGTTTGTTAGGGATATTTATGGATAAGATCCAATATGTATATTTACGATATTTATTCgaatttgattcaaaaaattatgGATATTATCTGATCCGCACATTAATAGGATCGAATGCAGATTTTATGTAGGTATTTATATATCTATAAAttcgcaaaaataaataaataaataagtaaatattttttttatattttattttatctaataattattatatatgttgtattatttaatttttattatttaagaagtgtttaataatattttaagagtaaacatgtttaaaaaaagtagaaaaatagacttattgatattttttaataacaataagctttttaaaatatttttatgtttgcaGATATATCCAGGATCCGACCCGATCCGATTATTTTAGTGCGAATTGAATCGAAATTTTTGTCATATCCAATTCGATCCGCGTTCATTCCTAGCCGCTTTAGAATATAAAATGTTTTTATatccttaatattttttaaagttttaaattaaaactaattcaGTCCTAACttccaatttattttattttgagtttggatgaaatttgtggaTCAAACTCCTCTAGAGTGAACGAACAAATTAATAAAGtgataaagtaaaaatttaatcacttttaaattaagataatgaGACTCACATATGATAGAATTTAATTACAAATGTATAGTAATTAACCCTTTACTTTATTAATCTTCtcactttaaaaaatttaaattcaaaatttacataaacttttttatatttgtgttatactaaaattttttttgttaataaggATCAACCTCTAAGTTTTTAAATTATAGGGACAAACTTTAATTTAATACTATATTATATCATGAACCACTTATCTTAGAAACttaagttaatataaaaaaaaacacaattatATATTTCTATCACGaatactaaacaaaataaaatctgaTTCTCTGATAAATAATGTaagatttatttataaaataaaataattcttgaaacaaTAAGAAACATTTATTTCCATTATTTCTTCACaccaaatatatgtatatatacacacacttacatattttctaaaattattaagtgATCCATCTACTTGTGTGTATTATAGCTGTACCACACTTCATacatttgaaataattaaaagccTTCTCTTTTGGTTATCCTAACCTTCAAACCATCCTTCattagaagcacaattgaatgaCTTGGGATAGCTTGATGACCTTCCACCACATGTATATGATAATTGCACAAAATGGATGCTGCCACCATCTTAATTTGCATAAAAGACAAGTCTTTTCCCAAGCAAGTTCTTGGCCCCGCATTAAAACTAATAAACTTGTAAGAAGGCACATGAATTATTCCTCCTTTTTCAGATATCCATCTCTCTGGCTTGAACTCCAAGCAATCTTTTCCCCATATCTCTTCATATCTTCCCATTGCATACAAAGAAAGTAAGATCGTTGTATTTGGATTCACATGATGTCCACTTGGGAGTATGTCACTTTTGATTGGTTGTTTCCTCTCAAAAGGAATAGGAGGAAATAGCCTCAAAGATTCACAAAGAGCACCATGAAGATAAACTAGCTTTTTCACCTCTTCTATGCCTAAAACTTTGTGCTTCATTTCATCAttatttgatccaaaattttctttgatttcatCAAGAATTTTGGTTTCAACTAATGGGTTTGTAGCAACAAGCCAAAAGAACCAAGTAAGAGCTGAAGTTATGGTATCTCTTCCAGCCACAAAAAGATTAAAAGCTGAGTCTCTTAAAAACTTGTCATCATTGACTAATAATGTTTGACTTTGAcccttttcttgttcttcttgttctctcatcatcatcaaagcaCTAAGCAAGTCAACTTGAGCTTCATCTATTTGACTACTTTTGTTGTACTTGcttatctcttctctctttgaTGCTATGCAAGAGTATATGAATTGGTCAAACACCTTGCAAGCTTCACTCATCTTTCTCTCTTGACCTAATTGAAGCCATTCTAGAAGCTTCCAAACACTCTTTGGAACAGCATGCCTATAGAATAAGGACTCTTCAGCTTCATTAAAAGCCTTCTCACATGCAACTTGAGGGAACTCAATAGAAAGACAATTAGGATCATACCCTAAAACAATGTTGCAAATGTTGTCGAATGTGAAGCGATTGAAGATGTCTTGTAGATCCACCTCAATCTCATGTTGTCTCACATCTTCCAATGTGGGAATTAAGCTACATTCCACCTTCTTCTTGATTGTCTTCTCTAGAAACATCTCGAATCTTCTATTCTTAAACAACGAGAGAAGCAAGGATCTATGGTACCTCCAGGTCTCCGAATCCGCCGTGAAAATTCCAAGTCCAAAGACTTGGAAAATCTCGCGGAATTCGGAGCCCTTGACATAGTTGTCAAAACTCTTGCTCATTATATGATGAACATTCATGGGGTCACTAGTGACCAAATAGTTCATGTTGGTGAACCAAGGTCCCATGAATTCACCGGTTCTCCCATGTTGTTTCAAAATATCGGTTGCGAAATCATGTATCCGATACAAGTTCCACAACACTTTTGGTAACATGCCAAGGATAGGCCAATCAATTAGGAGAGGAGTCTTACATAATCTCCTATGGAAGAAATAATATATGTAGCAAAATGATGATACAATTATTGCTACATAGAGAAAGATGGCCATAGTGTATATGGTTTAATTTCTTGTAGTTTATGTGAGGCGGTTTTAGATACATAAGGTTGGTTTTCTTATTCTATTAATAAGTATGTATGGCATTATATATACAGTAGTGCTATTTTGGCATCCACTTTCCACATTATGAGTGATGAATTATTCCatgagaaataattaaataataatatataatatatcaaaaattcatttttataGTATTAAGTGGAAAGTGCTGCTTTATATATTctatattgtaacaaaaatttcaaaactgtttagaagagaatagaaaattaATCGAAAACATAcagttttaaattatttaattattttgtatttttttaattgttgtttattttattttatatttattaattacagttgaaataattaaataattataaatataataaatatgtaattataaatattatataaataaaatgctgagttaaataaaataattttaaatttttttctcctaACATTAACAAACTTTGACAATGATTAATGatgattataatttaatttgtgtgtCTCCATATATACAAGcattttcttttataatattttaagattttttaatgtCTTTTCTAAGAGAAAGGCAAAATTGTacacaataaattaataattgatgtaaagctaggattttttatttttataaattaaataaatataattattattaaaataaataattttaaaaatatttaccgaaataaatacctctttcttatctcgtttacagtgtaaacgagataaaacaTATGTATGCAATCCGtatttatctcatttacactataaacgagatatatgtactttttttaaaaaaaaattaaaaataataaaaaatattaataatatcaataatccaaacttttggcgtgcaattagtacataaaaaggttggtagaagagattaaaatgaATATATTTGATCAATTTTAGTCCATTTTAAATGACAGGGATTAACACGTTTACTTGAAAACTATTAAACTGCCCACTATTAACACTGTTATCTCTTTTCTAATCATCCACtgggttaaaaatttaaaatataatttaaatatacgtGATTTAGTTAATGACTCAGTTAATGTAGATCACTATTCTATTGGTATATAATATGAAAtcttttttacttaaattatattttaaatttttatgtactccatgcaacaaataaaatttatatgtacTCCTGTACAACAAACAAAAAAAGTAGGTGAATATGGAagaaacaaatatattaataatgtatagttaaaaatatatttataattatccaATATTAGTGGTGTGTTGGAAATATATTTGTAACTATCCATTATCAATAGTGGACTGCCCATTGTTAATTTTTTGGTGACTAACTGCCCATTGTTAATAGTGTGATGGAAATATATTTGTAACTATCCGTTAAATAAATAACATGTAAAGAGTAATGGGTagttacaaatatatatatttccAGCACACTATTAATAATGGGTGATTACAAATATATTTTCACCACACTATTAATAATGGCCattacaaatatatttttaactatacattattaatatatttgtttattCCATGTTTATCtactttttttttcgtttattgTACAAGAgtacatataaattttatttgttgtacatacaaatttgaaatataatttaagtaaaaaagatttcatattatatatactaatagAGTAGTGACATGCATTAACTTGGTCGTTAAATAAATTAcgtgtatttaaattatattttaaatttttaaatagcgAGTAATTAGAAGAGAGGTAATCGTGTTAATAGTGGAGAgtttaataattttcaaataaaCGTATTAATTCCTATCATTTAAAATGGACTAAaattgatcaaacatatccattttaatctcttctaccaatttttttatgtactaattgcatgctaaaagtttggattattgatattattaatattttttattatttttatttaaaaaaagtacatatatctcgtttatactgtagaCAAGATAAATACGTGTCGCATACATCTGTTTTAtcttgtttatagtgtaaacaagataagagatatttattttgataaatatttttaaaattatttattttagtaattattatatttatttaatttataaaaataaaaaatcctgtaAAGCTATATATGTAGCTAGGTCCCAAAATATTGTGATTTTCACTATACATCCAGTCAAGTAGTGtccacaactacagaaaaggtacatattaatatatattgttaattattattatcaaattaatGTATGATATAAAAATCTATTGCCAAAAATTTGGGATGTGATAATAATAATTGCCCAAACACGTGAAATACTT
Encoded here:
- the LOC140179026 gene encoding alkane hydroxylase MAH1-like yields the protein MAIFLYVAIIVSSFCYIYYFFHRRLCKTPLLIDWPILGMLPKVLWNLYRIHDFATDILKQHGRTGEFMGPWFTNMNYLVTSDPMNVHHIMSKSFDNYVKGSEFREIFQVFGLGIFTADSETWRYHRSLLLSLFKNRRFEMFLEKTIKKKVECSLIPTLEDVRQHEIEVDLQDIFNRFTFDNICNIVLGYDPNCLSIEFPQVACEKAFNEAEESLFYRHAVPKSVWKLLEWLQLGQERKMSEACKVFDQFIYSCIASKREEISKYNKSSQIDEAQVDLLSALMMMREQEEQEKGQSQTLLVNDDKFLRDSAFNLFVAGRDTITSALTWFFWLVATNPLVETKILDEIKENFGSNNDEMKHKVLGIEEVKKLVYLHGALCESLRLFPPIPFERKQPIKSDILPSGHHVNPNTTILLSLYAMGRYEEIWGKDCLEFKPERWISEKGGIIHVPSYKFISFNAGPRTCLGKDLSFMQIKMVAASILCNYHIHVVEGHQAIPSHSIVLLMKDGLKVRITKREGF